The DNA segment GGCGGCTTTTCTGGATCCAGGATGCCTATACCACCAGCCGCTGGTTCCCATACTCCCAGCCGGGCACCGGTGACGGCGACAATTACATCCGCAACGCGGTCAAGGTGGTGATCGATGCGTACAACGGGACTGCCGACTTCTACATCAGCGATCCCGCCGATCCCGTCGTGCGGACGTACCAGCGCATTTTCCCGGGCCTGTTCAAGCCGCTGGGCGCGATGCCGCAAGACCTGCAGCAACATATCCGCTACCCCGAAGACCTGTTCCTGATCCAGGCGCAGGTCTACCGCGCCTATCACATGGAAACGCCGGAAGTCTTCTACAACCGCGAGGATCTCTGGCAGTTCCCGCGCAAGCAGGCCGACATCGACGCGGGCACCGGCCCTGGCACGCCCATGACGCCCTACTACATGATCGTGCGGCTACCCGCGCAGCCGCGCGCCGAATTCGTGCTGATGCTGCCGATGGTGCCCAGCCAGCGCGAAAACATGATCGCGTGGCTGGCGGCGCGTTGCGATCCGCCTGACTACGGCAAGCTTGTCGTCTATGCCTTTCCCAAGGACAAGCTGGTCTATGGGCCATTCCAGATCGAGGCGCGCATCCAGCAAAACACCGAGATCTCGCAGCAGATTTCGCTGTGGAACCAGATGGGCTCGCGCGTCATCCGCGGCCACCTCCAGGTCGTGCCCATCGACAACTCGATTCTCTACGTCTCGCCGCTCTACTTGCGCGCGGAGTCCGGTCAGCTGCCCGAGCTGAAACGGGTGATCGCCGCCTATGGCGACCATGTGGTGATGGAGGAAACCTTGGGCGCGGCCCTGGCGGCGCTCTTCAAGGAAGCGGCCCCGCTGGCGACCGCGCCCGGTGGCCAACCAGACGGCCGCGCCCGCGAGGCACTCGCCCACTATGACCGCGCCATGGAGCGATTGAAGGCGGGCGACTGGGGCGGCTTTGGCGCGGAACTCGATGCGCTCAGACCGCTGCTCGAAGCGCTCGGCGCCGGGCGCGCCGACGCGCAGAAATGACGAACGATCATGCGAGCGACCCCGCCCATCGCCGAGCCGGCGAAAAAGCCGACACTCGCTTGCAACGGCTAGAATGATCGCCAACGACCGCCGCACATTGTTCGCTCGCCCTGGAGGAAGACCCATGAAAGCCTGGATCGCAATGGCCATTGGCGCGCTTGGCTGCGCCATGGCGTTCCTGGCGGGTCCGGCTTGCGCCGCGGACACGGCGACGCTGACCATTGCCGCTGGTGCGCAACAGCGCAACTGGACGCTGGATGCGCTGCTGAAAGACCGCCGCCTGACCGACGTGACGGTGGACGACGACAACCTGAAACGCCGCCTGACGTTCAAGGCCATCCCCCTGGCCGCCTTGCTGCGCGGCATGCCGGTGACGGCCGACGCGAGCGCGACGACCGCGGCCAGCGATGGCTATGTCTCCCACCTGCCGACGCGCCTGTTGCTGGCCGATAGCGCCGACGAGCCGCGCGCCTGGCTGGCGGTGGAAAATCCTGCCGCGCCGTGGCCAACGCTCAAGGGCCAGGACATCGGGCCGTTCCGCCTGATCTGGACAGTGCCGGCGGGCCGCGCTGCTTCCCTTGTCAACGAGAGTCTCTGGACGTACGGCATCGTGCGCATCGACATCACCGCGCCGCCGGCGGAGCGCTTTGCGGCCATCCGGCCCGCCCCCGGCCTGCCGGCGGACGGCGCGGTCATGCGCGGCTTCGCGACGTTCCAGCGCGTTTGCTTCTCGTGCCACTCCCTCAACCGGGTCGGCGACGCGCACCTTGGCCCCGACCTGAATGTGCCGCACAGCGCGGTCGACTACCTGGGCGACGACAAGCTGGCCACGCTGATCCGCGACCCGCAATCGTTGCGCTGGTGGCCCAACGCGCGCATGTCGGCGATCGACGAGAAAACGCTGTCCGACGCGGATCTGAAGGACTTGCTGGCGTATCTGCGTCATATGGCTGGACGCAAGGTGGCGGCGCCGCCGCGGGTTCCTGACCCCCAGCCCTGATGCACCCGTGCCGGATGGCACGGTCCGGCATCCGGTTCAATTGGCGATGTGATAGGTGACCGAGTGCGCCTCGACCGGCGACACCAGCTATAAATTCACTCAGTTGCGAAATCGCGCGTTGCTCGTTTTCCACTTTTCCACACGACGTGCGCCCGGAACCGCCGCCCGATTGGCGCTTTGCAGCGTGGCACGGGCGGGCCGTGCGGGCCCGATCCCGGCATAATCCGCAAGAGATACCCAGACGAGCCGGCGCAAAACATGAACGACTGTCCCCGATGCGCTCACCCAGGGCTTGCCGCCTTCCTTGGCAAGGTTACCCATGGCATTGCGGCTCCAATACCGATTGGGAAGCCGATTGGGAAGCCGATCGGGAAGTCACCGATCCTGCCGGCGATACTTCTGGCAGCCACACTGGCGCTCGGCCACAGCCGCGACGGCTGGGCGGCGCCCCAGGCCGAGCAACCCACGCTAAGCATCGAAGAGCGTCCGGCAGAGCCGCCCCAATTGTTCCCCCCGAATTACGATGAAGCGGTCACGGCGCTGATCCGTGCGTTTGACGTCGGCGCCATCCTTGCCGCTGGCCTGGACCAGGCCTTTGCCAGGCTGCCGGCGAAAATCGGGCCCATCCCCAAAGCGCGCTACACGCAATGCACCCGCGCGAAGCTCTCGCCCGAGGTGGTCGAAGCAGCCGTGCGGCCCGCGCTAGCACCCGAGATCCAGGATGCAGGGCTGGCGATGCAGC comes from the Cupriavidus basilensis genome and includes:
- a CDS encoding cytochrome c, with the translated sequence MKAWIAMAIGALGCAMAFLAGPACAADTATLTIAAGAQQRNWTLDALLKDRRLTDVTVDDDNLKRRLTFKAIPLAALLRGMPVTADASATTAASDGYVSHLPTRLLLADSADEPRAWLAVENPAAPWPTLKGQDIGPFRLIWTVPAGRAASLVNESLWTYGIVRIDITAPPAERFAAIRPAPGLPADGAVMRGFATFQRVCFSCHSLNRVGDAHLGPDLNVPHSAVDYLGDDKLATLIRDPQSLRWWPNARMSAIDEKTLSDADLKDLLAYLRHMAGRKVAAPPRVPDPQP